The Mytilus galloprovincialis chromosome 4, xbMytGall1.hap1.1, whole genome shotgun sequence genome contains a region encoding:
- the LOC143073113 gene encoding uncharacterized protein LOC143073113, whose translation MAFSQSLHKSQIPINCHLCDIEKNIKWKCLECELLMCDNCKVKRHLRIKNSKDHKVIDIKDKRLHSEELDFTNIICRDHLGQTCCFFCKSCNSLVCPTCESKVHKKHDLIEIRDAYNIKKDKLKTGQRKIETNKDEVLTKKGHLEKLKNSENAKYTRVMRNIKNQEESLKQAVEKHIEKIRNEVDQDRKTVMQSIDADLDTISRSMQQSDEKNTEIEDLINSTNSAKFFHEVGRIENSIDVPAPKTKSTYKSIPDFVPGEIYQSNVGVLQSKNSPLELSVSLNINKQYQTELSHVTDIIPCLYDKSIFMNSNLDAQLMKGNYVGNNLRISSLNIKVYGMALTDDNDILLATGKSRIQQLSTNTGKITDTVYDISPLISTTVHVTSNNKVIIGVFNSEVQYKVIVMNKKGEYETVYEHNQHNQPMFNYPHSITSTGNGNIHVVDYYPGSDRGRVTVLGQGGGIINTYTGHTEINKDIPFKPTRIVTTPRDNVIVADMDIHTLHILDNNGQLLTCYKTKEIGILCPFSLAFTQKGQLLIGCTRPKGSTTKEAKIYEVNISEC comes from the coding sequence ATGGCGTTTTCCCAATCACTTCATAAAAGTCAAATACCTATCAACTGTCATTTGTGTGATATAGAGAAAAACATAAAATGGAAATGCCTTGAGTGTGAACTTTTAATGTGTGACAATTGTAAAGTAAAGAGACATCTTAGGATTAAAAACTCAAAGGACCATAAGGTGATAGATATTAAAGATAAAAGACTGCACAGTGAGGAGTTAGATTTCACTAATATAATATGCAGAGACCACCTAGGACAAACTTGTTGCTTTTTTTGCAAGTCATGCAACAGTCTTGTGTGTCCAACTTGTGAATCGAAAGTACACAAGAAACATGATTTAATTGAAATCAGGGAtgcatataacataaaaaaagacaaactgaaaACAGGACAGAGGAAAATTGAGACAAACAAAGATGAAGTGCTCACCAAGAAAGGACATTTGGAAAAACTTAAGAATAGTGAAAATGCTAAATATACAAGAGTCATGAGGAATATTAAGAATCAAGAAGAATCTTTGAAACAGGCTGttgaaaaacatattgaaaaaataagaaatgaaGTGGATCAAGATCGAAAAACTGTTATGCAATCCATTGATGCTGACCTTGATACCATATCAAGATCCATGCAACAGTCTGATGAAAAAAACACTGAAATAGAAGATTTAATCAACAGCACTAACAGTGCTAAGTTTTTCCATGAAGTAGGCAGAATTGAAAATTCAATTGATGTACCAGCACCAAAAACCAAGTCAACCTACAAATCTATACCAGACTTTGTACCAGGGGAGATATATCAGTCTAATGTTGGAGTGTTACAAAGTAAGAACAGTCCACTAGAATTAAGTGTTTCTCTTAATATCAATAAACAATATCAGACTGAACTTAGCCATGTTACAGATATAATTCCTTGTTTATATGACAAGTCAATCTTCATGAATTCCAATTTAGATGCACAGCTAATGAAAGGAAATTATGTAGGAAACAATTTGAGAATATCTTCTCTGAATATCAAAGTATATGGTATGGCACTCACAGATGACAATGACATATTACTAGCTACTGGGAAATCTAGAATACAACAACTCAGCACAAACACTGGGAAAATAACAGACACGGTGTATGATATCTCACCTTTAATATCTACAACCGTCCATGTGACAAGCAATAACAAAGTCATAATAGGAGTTTTTAATAGTGAGGTACAATATAAGGTGATAGTAATGAATAAGAAAGGGGAGTATGAAACTGTGTATGAACATAATCAACATAATCAACCTATGTTTAATTATCCCCACAGTATAACCAGTACCGGTAATGGGAATATACATGTGGTGGATTATTACCCAGGTAGTGACAGAGGTAGAGTGACTGTGTTAGGACAGGGAGGGGGTATAATCAATACATATACAGGACATACAGAGATCAACAAGGACATACCATTCAAACCAACCAGGATAGTGACAACACCTAGAGACAATGTTATTGTGGCTGATATGGATATTCATACCTTACATATATTAGACAATAATGGACAATTACTGACAtgttataaaacaaaagaaataggAATATTGTGTCCATTCTCTCTTGCCTTCACACAAAAGGGACAACTTTTGATAGGCTGTACTCGACCAAAAGGCAGCACAACCAAAGAAGCAAAGATATATGAAGTGAATATATCAGAATGTTAA